A window of Cellulosimicrobium protaetiae genomic DNA:
AACCCGGTGTCGGTGGAGAACGAGGCGCTGTCCTCCGCGGGGACGTACGGCGGCGGCCTCGCGCCGTTCTTCCTGTCCCTCGCGACGTGGATCGGCGCCTACGTGCTCTTCCTGCTGGTGCGCCCGCTGTCGTCGCGGGCCCTCGCCGCCGGGCGGTCCGGCCTGGCCACCGCCCTGGGCGGGTGGCTCACCCCGGCCACGATCGGCGTCGTGCAGGTCGCCGCGATGTTCACCGTGACCAAGTTCGCGCTCGACATCGACCCCGCCCACGGCGTCGGCACCGCGCTGTTCCTCGTGCTCGTGTCCGCGACGTTCGTCGCGATCCTCCAGGCGCTCAACGTCTGGCTCGGTGCGGCCGGGCAGTTCCTCGGGCTCGTGCTCATGCTCGTCCAGCTCGTCACCGCGGGAGGCACGTTTCCCTGGCAGACGATCCCCGAGCCGCTGCGCTCGATGCACCAGTTCCTGCCCATGACGTACGCCGTCGAGGGACTGCGCCAGCTCCTCTACGGCGGCAACATGGCGACGGTGACGCGCGACGTCACGGTCCTCCTCGTCGTCCTGGCGGGCGCCCTCGCCCTGACCACCGTCGCCGCCCGCAGGCAACGCGTCTGGACCATCAAGAAGCTCCAACCGGAACTCGTCCTCTGACCCCGAGATCGAACCCTGGTCCGCCGAGGTAGAACCGTGGTCCCGCGAGGTAGAACCGTGGTCGCGCGAGGAAGGGCCTGGTTCTTGTGCCGGATGGCGTGTGGCTGGCTTGGGTGGTCGGGGTGGGTGGTGGTGCCGCGTCTACCATCCGCCGCTCGTCCCTCGCGGCTCCCGCCAGGCCCACCACGACGCGGCACCACCACCCACCCCGACCGGCGTCGTCGCACCCTGGTCTGTGCGCGCCTCGGGCGACCGCCCGCGGTGTCGGATCCGCCAGCGTCGCATCGCGCCGAGCAGGTGGTTCTGGCTGGTCCTGGGTGGTGGACGAACCGTGATCACCTGTTCGGCCTGCCGGGACCGCCTGGTCGGCCAGGCGTCGGGGCATGGCGGGGCCGACAGGTGAGCGGTGGGGGTGGGCTCGGATGCGAAGGGGCGTCAAAGCCGCGCTCCGAGAACCCACGGCCGAAAGACCAGGGTGACGGCGCGGCAGCCCCGAGCACCGAGACCACCCCCACCGCGGACCCGACCACGCGGGCCTGAGACCCGACCACGCGGGCCTGAGACCCGACCACGCGGGCCTGAGACCCGACCACGCGGGCCTGAGACCCGACCACGGTTCTATCTCGCGCAACCACGGTTCTACCCCGGCGGATCGGAGAGCCACGGGGCGGACGGTTCCGGGCCCCGGGGCGCGAGGGTGCGAGAATCGCGACGTGTCCGCTGAGATCGACGCCACCACGACCCCCGCCCCGCCGCACGACGGGAACGGTTCGCGGCGGTCCGGCTCCCGCGCGACGACGTCGCCGGAGGCGGAGCGCGCGGCCGCTCTCCGCGAGGCCGAACGCGCGGCCGACGTCGCGCGCACGGCGCTCGCCGAGGCGCTGCGGACGGTCGTGCGCGGCGCGGTCGACTCCTCGACGCGGCGCCGCGCCGAGTACTCGACGGACGCGTCGAACTACCGCGTCGTGCCCGAGGCCGTGGTGTACCCGCAGGACGCGGACGACGTCGTCGCGGCGCTCGACGTGCTGCGCGAGCTCGAGGTCCCGGTCACGGCGCGCGGCGCCGGGACGTCGGTCGCGGGCAACTCGATCGGCCCGGGCGTGGTGCTCGACTTCACGCGGCACGTGAACCGCGTGCTCGACGTGGACCCGGAGGCGCGCACGGCCCGCATCGAGCCGGGCGTCGTCATGTCGGCGCTCCAGCAGGAGGCGGCGCCGCACGGCCTGCGGTTCGGGCCGGACCCGTCCACGCAGAACCGCGCGACGCTCGGCGGCATGATCGGCAACAACGCGTGCGGCCCGCACGCGGTCGCCTACGGCCGTACGGTCGACAACGTCCTCGCGCTCGACGTCGTCGACGGGCACGGCCGCCGCTTCACCGCGGGCAAGGGCGACCCGACGTTCGCCGACGTCCCGGGTCTCGCGGAGCTCGTCCGCGAGAACCTGGCGCTCATCCGGACGGAGTTCGGGCGGTTCGGGCGCCAGGTGTCGGGCTACTCGCTCGAGCACCTGCTCCCGGAGAACGGCTCGGACCTCGCCAAGGCGCTCGTCGGGACCGAGGGCACGCTCGTGACGATCCTCGAGGCCACGGTCCGCCTCGTTCCCGTGCCGTCCAAGCCGACGCTCGTCGTGCTGGGCTACCCGGACATGCCCTCCGCGGCCGACGACGTCCCGACCTTCCTGAACCTCAGCCCCCTCGCGGTCGAGGGCCTCGACGCGCGGCTCGTCGACGTCGTGCGCCGCGCCAAGGGCGACGCGTCCGTGCCGCCGCTGCCGCCGGGCGCGGGCTGGCTCATGGTCGAGGTCGGGGGCGCGACCCCCGAGGAGGCGATGGCGAACGCGGAGGCGATCGTCGCGGCGTCGGGCAGCGAGGCGACGATGATCCTGCCCGCGGGCCCCGACGCGACCAAGATGTGGCAGATCCGGGCCGACGGCGCGGGGCTGGCCGGGCGCACGCCCGCGGGCGAGCAGGCGTGGCCAGGCTGGGAGGACTCCGCCGTCCCGCCGGAGAGGCTGGGCGACTACCTGCGCGACCTCGACGCGCTCATGGCGCGCTACGGCGTCGACGGCCTGCCGTACGGGCACTTCGGCGACGGCTGCGTGCACCTGCGCATCGACATCCCGCTCGAGGCGTCGGGCTCCGTGCTGCGCACGTTCATGCTCGAGGCGGCCGAGCTCGTCGCGAAGTACGGCGGCTCGCTCTCGGGCGAGCACGGCGACGGCCGCGCGCGCTCGGAGCTCCTGCCGGTCATGTACAGCCCCGAGGCGATCGCGCTCATGGAGCGGTTCAAGGCGCTGTTCGACCCGCAGGACGTCATGAACCCGGGCGTCGTCGTGCGCCCGAGCGCGGTCGACGACGACCTGCGCCGCCCGCACGCGCACCCGCTGCTCTCGAAGGTCGGCGCACCGGGGACGCCCGGGACGAGCACTGCCGCACCCGCCAAGGTCACGAAGATCTCGCGCCGCGCCGGCTACCAGGGCTTCTCCTTCGCGCACGACCACGGCGACATGACCCAGGCCGTGCACCGCTGCGTCGGCGTCGGCAAGTGCCGCGCGGACAACAGCGCCGCGGGCGGGTTCATGTGCCCGTCGTACCAGGCGACCAAGGACGAGAAGGACGTCACGCGCGCCCGCGCCCGCGTGCTCCAGGAGGCGGTGAACGGCACGCTCGTCGGCGGGCTCGCGGCACCGGAGGTGCGCGGCTCGCTCGACCTGTGCCTGTCGTGCAAGGCGTGCTCGAGCGACTGCCCCGCGGGCGTCGACATGGCGCAGTACAAGTCCGAGGTGCTGTACCGCACCTACCGCGGCAAGTTGCGTCCGGTCGACCACTACTCGCTCGGCTGGCTCCCGATCTGGGCGCGGCTCGCGACGGGGATGCCGCGCCTGGCTAACAAGCTGCTCGGCATCCGCCCGCTCGCGAAGACGGTCCTCTGGGCGGGCGGCATGGACACGCGCCGCTCGATGACGACGTTCGCCGAGGTGCCCTTCCGCACGTGGTGGAAGCGCGGCGGCGCGACCCAAGGCGTCCCCGGGCTGCGCATCGGTCAGAGACCGGGCCACCCCGTGCGCGACGAGCGGCCCAAGGTCGTGCTGTGGACCGACTCGTTCAGCGACAACATGTCGCCGGGCGTTCCCCAGGCGGCCGTCAAGGTGCTCACCGCGGCCGGGTACGACGTCGTCGTCCCCGACGAGCAGGCGTGCTGCGGCCTCACGTGGATCAGCACGGGCCAGCTCGACGGCGCGCGCAAGCGCCTGGAGAACCTGCTGTCCGTGCTCGGCCCGTACGCCGTGAACGGCATCCCGATCATGGGCCTCGAGCCGTCGTGCACCGCGGTGCTGCGCTCCGACCTCGTCGACCTGTTCCCCGACGACCCGCGCGCCCAGGCCGTCTCCGCCGCGACGCGCACGCTCGCCGAGCTCCTCACGTCCGTGGACACCGCGCCCGGCCGCGAGTCCGGGTGGCGCGTGCCCGACCTGTCGGACGTGACCGCCGTCGTGCAGCCGCACTGCCACCAGCACTCGGTGATGGGCTTCGCCGCCGACGAGCGGCTGCTGCGCGACGCGGGCGCGACGATCAAGGTCCTCGCCGGCTGCTGCGGCCTCGCGGGCAACTTCGGCATGCAGAAGGGCCACTACGAGACGTCGGTCGCCGTCGCGGAGAACGCGCTGCTGCCCGCGCTGCGCGACGCCGCGCCGGGCGACGTGTACCTCGCGGACGGGTTCTCGTGCCGGACGCAGGCCGACGACCTCGCCGGCGTGCAGGGCAAGGCCCTCGTCGAGCTCCTCGCCGAACGGATCTGACCCCTCAGCCTCCTGCCCCAGGACGAGCGGCGGCGCGGACCGCGTCGGACAGGCGGGCCAACGCCTCGTCGACGCGGGCGTCGGCCAGGTTGCCGTACCCGAGCACGAGGGTCGTCGACCGCTCGGCGGGGCGGACCTGGTAGCGGCGCAGGTCGGCGACCGTGACCTCGCGGCGCGCGGCCTCGCGCACGACGTGCGCGGCGTCGGGGGCGGGGCCGTCCGGTGAGCCGGGCAGGGAGAGCAGAGCGTGCATCCCCGCCGCGATGCCGCGCACCGCGGCGCCGGGCAGCTCGCGGGCCAGGGCGTCGAGCACGGCGTCGCGACGACGGCGGTACCGCCCGCGCGCGGCGCGCAGGTGCCGGTCGTACCCGCCCGACGCGACGAACCGCGCGAACGTGAGCTGGTCGACCGTGGACGGTGCCGCCGTCGAGCCGTGCAGGGTGGCCGCCCGCATCACGGACTCCCGCCAGCGCGCGGGCACGACCATCCACCCGACGCCGAACGCCGGGCTCATCGTCTTGCTCACCGACCCCAGCAGCACCACACGCTCGGGGTCGAGCTGCTGGAGCGCGGCGACGGGCCGGCGGTCGTACCGGAACTCGGCGTCGTAGTCGTCCTCGACCAGGAGACCGTCGACGGCACGAGCCCACGCGACGACGGCCTCGCGCCGCTCGGGCGCCAGCGCGGAGCCGGTGGGGAACTGGTGCGCCGGCGTGAGCAGCGCCGCCCGCGCCCCGGTCCGGCGCGACGCCGCGACGAGCGCGTCGACGTCCGCGCCCGCGTCGTCCACGGGGACCGGGACGGGCGTGAGCCCGACGCGCGCCGCGACGTCGCGCAGCACGGACCAGCTCGGGTCCTCGACGAGGAGGTGCGTGTGACCCGCCTCGACGAGCGCCGTCGCGACGCGCGCGATCCCGTCGGTCGCGCCGCGCGTGAGCACGACGGCGTCGTCCGCCGCGGCGGCGACCCGCGCCCGGCGCAGGTGGTCGGCGACGACGGCCCGCGCGTGCGGGTGCCCGGCGGGGGAGGGCTGGCCGAGGTCGTCGTTCGACGCGGTACCGGTCGAGGAACCGAGCGCGTCGCGCGCCGCCCGCAGCCACGCGTCGCGCGGCACGTGCCGGAGGTCGGGCACGCCGGGCGCGAGGTCGAACCGGGCGCGCGCGGTGCGGGTTCTGCCGGTGTCGGTCCGCCCGGCGTCCACGACGGCGCGCGCGGGTCGACCATCCGCCGCTCGTCCCTCGCGGCTCCCGCCAGGCCCGCCACGACCCGCGCGCGCCGTCGTTCCCGCCGGGCTCGTGGGCCACTCGCCGTGCGCACCCGTTCCCCTGGGGCTCGTCGATCGGGCGCCGACGCCGGCGGCGGTGGAGACGCGGGTCGCCGACCCGGTGCGCGCGTCGAGGAAGCCCTCGGCGACGAGCTGGCCGTACGCCTCCGTGACGACCCAGCGCGAGACGCCGAGCGACTCCGCGAGCTGTCGGCTCGGCGGCAGCGCCGCCCCGGCCGGGATGCGGCCGGTGTGCACCGCGTCGCGGACCGCGCGCTCGAGCCGTTCGACGCGCGAGCCCGGCCCCGTCCCCAGGTCGAGCAGCGCCTCCCAGGCGAGCTCCGCCATCGTCCCCGGACGAGCCGCTGGGAGCGAATTGGTCTGGTCGGTGGTCATGGGATCGGACCGTACACCCGTGCCGATCTCTCCGTAGCGTGGAGCACGTCATCAGGACCACGGGTCCACCACGGACCACTGCGGTCCATCACGAACCTCGGGAGACCACCATGCGGTACCGCACCATCGGCGACGGGCGCACCTCCTTCGACGTGTCGACCCTCTGCCTCGGCACGATGAACATGGGCACGCGCGTCGACGAGGACACGTCGTTCGCGATCCTCGACCGCTACCTCGAGGCAGGCGGCACGTTCCTCGACACCGCGAACAACTACAGCTACTGGGCCGGCGGCCACGGTCGCGACAGCGAGGACCTCCTCGGCCGCTGGCTCGCGAGCCGTGGCGTGCGCGACGACGTCCGCATCGCGACCAAGCTCGGCGCGGCGAAGAAGGACCCCGCCCTGCCGCTGCAGAACGTCGAGCCCACGAACTTCCAGGGGCTCGGCGCCGACGTGATCGGGTACGAGGCGCACGAGAGCCTGCGCCACCTCGGCATCGACCACATCGACGTCCTCTACGGGCACGTCGACGACTACGACACGGCCATCGCCGAGACCGTCGGCGCGTTCGGCAAGCTCCAGGCCGAGGGCGTCGTCGGGATCACGGGCATCTCGAACGTCGCGCTGTGGCGCGTCGTGGAGGCGCGCGAGGAGGCGCAGCGTCAGGGCATCGCGCCCTACGGGCTCGTGCAGCAGAACTTCACGTACGCCTACCCGACGCCCGAGCCGGGACGCCACAACTGGGCGTCGTACGAGCTGCTCGACTACGCGGCCTCGACGGGCGTCGACGGGCGCCCGCCGCTCGCCGTCACCGCCTACTCGCCGATCCTCCAGGGCGCGTACGTGCGCCGCGACAAGCCGCTGTGGGACGGGTTCGACCACCCGACCACGCGCGAGCGCATCCGTCTCCTGCACGAGGTCGCGGGTGAGCTCGGCGCGACGCCGAACCAGGTCGCGCTCGCGTGGCTCCTCGGCGGCGAGCACCCAGTGGTCCCGATCATCGGGCCCAGCACGCTCGAGCAGCTCGACGAGCTCCTGGGTGCGGCCGACCTCGAGCTCGACGCGGAGCTGCGCGCGCGCCTCGACGCGGCCTGAGCGTTCGCGTGTCCCGCCCGGTCCGGTGCCTCGGCACCGGGCCGGGCTGCCACGATGGGCCGATGCCCACCACGACCGTCGCGCGCGTCCGACCGGACGACTGGCGCGACCTCCGGGACGTCCGCCTGCGGGCGCTCGCGGACGCGCCGTCCGCGTTCGGCTCGACGCTCGCGCGGGAGGTCGCGTTCCCCGACGACGTGTGGCGCGAGCGTGCGGCGCAGGGCCGCACGCTCCTCGCACGGCAGGTGCCCGACGGCGGTGCCGCGGCCGGGCGCGACCGGTCGCCCGGGGCGGTGGTCGGGATCGCGACGGTCGTCCCCTCGCCCGACGACCCGACCGCGGCCGACCTCGTCTCCGTGTGGGTCG
This region includes:
- a CDS encoding aldo/keto reductase, which gives rise to MRYRTIGDGRTSFDVSTLCLGTMNMGTRVDEDTSFAILDRYLEAGGTFLDTANNYSYWAGGHGRDSEDLLGRWLASRGVRDDVRIATKLGAAKKDPALPLQNVEPTNFQGLGADVIGYEAHESLRHLGIDHIDVLYGHVDDYDTAIAETVGAFGKLQAEGVVGITGISNVALWRVVEAREEAQRQGIAPYGLVQQNFTYAYPTPEPGRHNWASYELLDYAASTGVDGRPPLAVTAYSPILQGAYVRRDKPLWDGFDHPTTRERIRLLHEVAGELGATPNQVALAWLLGGEHPVVPIIGPSTLEQLDELLGAADLELDAELRARLDAA
- a CDS encoding FAD-binding and (Fe-S)-binding domain-containing protein; the encoded protein is MRTVVRGAVDSSTRRRAEYSTDASNYRVVPEAVVYPQDADDVVAALDVLRELEVPVTARGAGTSVAGNSIGPGVVLDFTRHVNRVLDVDPEARTARIEPGVVMSALQQEAAPHGLRFGPDPSTQNRATLGGMIGNNACGPHAVAYGRTVDNVLALDVVDGHGRRFTAGKGDPTFADVPGLAELVRENLALIRTEFGRFGRQVSGYSLEHLLPENGSDLAKALVGTEGTLVTILEATVRLVPVPSKPTLVVLGYPDMPSAADDVPTFLNLSPLAVEGLDARLVDVVRRAKGDASVPPLPPGAGWLMVEVGGATPEEAMANAEAIVAASGSEATMILPAGPDATKMWQIRADGAGLAGRTPAGEQAWPGWEDSAVPPERLGDYLRDLDALMARYGVDGLPYGHFGDGCVHLRIDIPLEASGSVLRTFMLEAAELVAKYGGSLSGEHGDGRARSELLPVMYSPEAIALMERFKALFDPQDVMNPGVVVRPSAVDDDLRRPHAHPLLSKVGAPGTPGTSTAAPAKVTKISRRAGYQGFSFAHDHGDMTQAVHRCVGVGKCRADNSAAGGFMCPSYQATKDEKDVTRARARVLQEAVNGTLVGGLAAPEVRGSLDLCLSCKACSSDCPAGVDMAQYKSEVLYRTYRGKLRPVDHYSLGWLPIWARLATGMPRLANKLLGIRPLAKTVLWAGGMDTRRSMTTFAEVPFRTWWKRGGATQGVPGLRIGQRPGHPVRDERPKVVLWTDSFSDNMSPGVPQAAVKVLTAAGYDVVVPDEQACCGLTWISTGQLDGARKRLENLLSVLGPYAVNGIPIMGLEPSCTAVLRSDLVDLFPDDPRAQAVSAATRTLAELLTSVDTAPGRESGWRVPDLSDVTAVVQPHCHQHSVMGFAADERLLRDAGATIKVLAGCCGLAGNFGMQKGHYETSVAVAENALLPALRDAAPGDVYLADGFSCRTQADDLAGVQGKALVELLAERI
- a CDS encoding GNAT family N-acetyltransferase, with the translated sequence MPTTTVARVRPDDWRDLRDVRLRALADAPSAFGSTLAREVAFPDDVWRERAAQGRTLLARQVPDGGAAAGRDRSPGAVVGIATVVPSPDDPTAADLVSVWVDPAARGGGVAAALLRSADALAAELGARTLALWVTATNTPARTLYERAGFAATGETKPLPSDPRLVEVRMTRPVRG
- a CDS encoding PLP-dependent aminotransferase family protein; translated protein: MTTDQTNSLPAARPGTMAELAWEALLDLGTGPGSRVERLERAVRDAVHTGRIPAGAALPPSRQLAESLGVSRWVVTEAYGQLVAEGFLDARTGSATRVSTAAGVGARSTSPRGTGAHGEWPTSPAGTTARAGRGGPGGSREGRAADGRPARAVVDAGRTDTGRTRTARARFDLAPGVPDLRHVPRDAWLRAARDALGSSTGTASNDDLGQPSPAGHPHARAVVADHLRRARVAAAADDAVVLTRGATDGIARVATALVEAGHTHLLVEDPSWSVLRDVAARVGLTPVPVPVDDAGADVDALVAASRRTGARAALLTPAHQFPTGSALAPERREAVVAWARAVDGLLVEDDYDAEFRYDRRPVAALQQLDPERVVLLGSVSKTMSPAFGVGWMVVPARWRESVMRAATLHGSTAAPSTVDQLTFARFVASGGYDRHLRAARGRYRRRRDAVLDALARELPGAAVRGIAAGMHALLSLPGSPDGPAPDAAHVVREAARREVTVADLRRYQVRPAERSTTLVLGYGNLADARVDEALARLSDAVRAAARPGAGG